The Ruminococcaceae bacterium R-25 genomic interval TTTTATGAAAGCTTATGAATTATGGTCCACAGATCCTTTTTTCGATGAGGGAACAAGAAACGAACTCATCGCGATCAAGGATGACGTTAAAGAGATAGAGGACAGATTCTACAGAGATCTGGAATTCGGTACAGCAGGTTTAAGAGGCGTTTTGGGCGCAGGTACCAACAGAATGAACGTTTATACAGTTGCAAAGGCTTCTGAAGGCCTTGCAAAGTATATCCTCTCAGAAGGTGCTGAGGCTGTTAAGAGAGGCGTAGTCATCTCTTACGACTCAAGACATTTCTCACCTGAGTTTGCTCAGATCACGGCACAGGTCCTGGCTGCAAACGGAATCCCTTCAAGGCTTTCTGATGAGCTCCGTCCGGTTCCGGTACTTTCTTACTCTGTAAGATATTTCAAGGCATTCGCAGGTGTCATGATCACAGCTTCACACAATCCTTCGAAGTACAACGGATACAAGGTTTATGGTGAGGACGGCGGACAGGTACCGCCTGAAGCTGCAGATGCAGTTCTCGCAAATATTGAAGCAATTTCTGATATCAGAACCATCAAGATGATGGACTTCGAGGAAGCTAAGGCAAAGGGCCTTGTAACTTCATTCGGACCTGAGATCGACGAAGCATTCACAAATATGCTCACAAAGCTCGTTGTTGACCAGAACGCTATCGATAAGCAGGCCGACATGAGCATTGTTTACACACCTCTTCATGGTTCAGGCAACAAGCCCGTAAGAAGGATCCTTGAAGCAGTAGGATTTAAGAATATCCACATCGTAAAAGAGCAGGAGCTTCCTGACGGATCATTCCCTACGGTAAGCCTTCCTAATCCTGAAAATCCTGAAGCTCTCTCAATGGCTATAGAACTTGCCAAGAAGACAGACGCTTCACTCGTATTCGGAACAGACCCTGACTCTGACCGTATCGGCGCTGCTGCAAAGGTCATCGAGAACGGCGAAGTTAAGTATAAGTGCTTCTCAGGAAACCAGATGGGTCTCATGCTCCTCGATTACATCCTCGATGCAAAGAAGAAGCTCGGAACACTTCCCGATAACTCTTTCGCAGTTACAACCATCGTATCTTCAAAGCTCGTAAAGAGCATCTGCGATTACTACGGAGTAGAGCTCCAGGAGACACTCACAGGCTTCAAGTTCATCGGTGAGAGGATCAAGCTTTACGACGAGTTCGGTGACAAGCACTTCCAGTTCGGCTTCGAAGAGAGCTACGGCTACCTCGCCGGCGTTGACGTACGTGACAAGGATGCCGTTGTAGCAGCAATGCTCATCTGCAACATGGCAGCAGCTTCATTCGAGAAGGGCGAGACACTGGCAGACAGACTTGACCACCTCTACGAAAAGTACGGCTACGGCGTTGAGCAGACGATCAGCTGCACGCTCGAAGGCAAAGAGGGTATCGAGAAGATCGGTTCCTGCATGGTTGAGCTCAGGAAAGAGCTTTCAGAGTGCAAGAATCTCGAAGAAGCAAAGAACCTTTTGGGCGGCGCTACAGTTAAGGCAGTCCGTGACTATAAGGAATCCAAGCGCTATGTATTTACAGACAGCGGTGTGGAAGTCGAAGAGATCACACTTCCCAAGTCCAATGTTCTCCTCTATGAGCTCGGCGGCAACAAGGGAATCGACTGGGCATGCGCAAGACCTTCAGGCACAGAGCCCAAGCTCAAGATCTACATGGGTGTTTACGATTCTGACGAGAAGACGGCAAAAGCATCCTTCGAGACCATCAAGGGACAGGTCGAAGGTTACGTAAAGTCCAAGCTCAATTAAAACTTCTGGACTAACGGAATAATGTATTCATAGACAGCCTTGGCAAAGCCGAGGCTGTCATAATTTGCGGTGATATAAGCTGCAACGGCCTTAACGCCTTCGGTAGCATTTCCAACGGCGATGCCGTATTCAGCTGATTCGATCATGGAGATGTCGTTGTCGCTGTCGCCGATCGCAAAGGTGTTCTGCGAAGGAATACCGAGATATTCGGCAAGGCTTAAAAGGGCGCCGCCTTTTGAGACACCGGATCTCATTACGTCGAAAAGGTTAGGGCCTGATGAGATGACCTCCAGATCAGGGTCTGAAGACAGGATGCTTATCACGTCTTCATCGGCGCTCTGGAGAAGGATCTTGTTGAACTTCGGTATCTTTTCCAATGCAAGGAAACTCTTGTCTATCTCGACCATGGGAGATCTTTTTGAAGGTTCGACTCCCGCATTATAGGCCTCTACAAAGTAATGCCTGGTCGAATCCGGTGCAAAAAAAATGCCCTCGTCCGAATAAAGTGTGGCATCAGCTGACTTATCCATGAGAAATTCCAGGAGTGTCCGGATCTTGGCATCTTCAAAATCTTTGGATTCAAACTGTTTTCTGGCGGAAGCGTCGAAAAGAGAACCGCCGTTGCTAGTAATGAGAGGCACATCTATTCCCAGGTCTTCTGCAAATCTGCCCACCAAAAAAGAGGACCTTCCGGTGGCGATCGTAAATGCCACTGAAGATTCTTTTAAGGCCCGGATGGCCTCTTTGTTGCCTTCGGGGATGTCCTTGCCCGGTGCGAGCAAAGTAAAATCCATATCCGCGGCGAGTAATGCCTTATATTTTTTGTCCATGGTCTAAATTTTCTCCACGAGGATTATAAACGATTTTACAAGAACCTTACCCGAAATTCCCTTATTTTTCTTTCAATATGCGTAATTAGCGTGGTTGAATATTAATAAAACAATGTTTATTATTGTGTAGGATTTCAAAGTAACATCTTTGACATATTTTTGATGGGGTTAAAAATATTATGAAGAGAAAAGCCGGTCAGGCACCAAATTATTCTTCTGAAGTCAGGAACACTGCGCTTGTTCCTGTCAGAAGCGGTGAGACATCAAATAAGCCTGCGCCCGTTAGAGTAGAAGCTAACAGGGTGCCCGCTAAGAGTGCTCCCAAGAGCACAGGTAAGAGCGGCTCTGCAAGCGCAAAGTCAGCTCCTAAGTCAGCTTCCAAGTCAGCAAAGGCAGCTCCCAAGCACACCAAGGCCAAGAAAAAGAGCAAGGCAGGATTAGTCGTAGGACTTGTCGCTGCTGCAGTTATCCTTTTGGGTGCCGGCGGTGTATACGGATACCTCTATTACACAGGCTATTTCAAACCGCATATTGAGGTTACTATGGCTGACGGTACCGTATCCAACCTCAAGGTTGAGGACGTTTATGCTGAACTCGCACAGAGCGCTAATACATTCTATCCCGGTACATTTATCGATGATATCGATGTAAGCGGCATGACAAAGGAGCAGGCTGTTGAAGCTGTTAACAAGAGCTTGCAGGAAGCTAAGGCTCCGGTTGAGGTAAACTACAACCTCAAGCTCGACGGCAAGGTATATGAACTTGATTTTGCTGATGCAAAGTTCACATACAACACAGAAGAAGTCGTTAATGAAGCTTTTGCCCAGCACAGAGCTCTGGATGAGACAGATTATGCGAGCATCATCGATGTATTCAATTACAAGGAGCAGTTAAAGAACACTCCCGTTAAGTACGAGACAAACTATACTGTTGCTATCGATGGTATTTCCGAGAAAGTTCACGATATCTTAGATCCTCTCGTTGACCAGTATTCAACAATTAAGGATGCCGAGATTGGCGATTTTAATACTGAGACAAAGGAATTCACCATCACACCTGAAGAAACAGGTATGACGATCGATATCGAAGGCGCTGTCGACGGTGTTAAGAAGCTTTTCGAAAACAAGGAATACACAGGTTCTGTTGTAGTTCCTTCAATCGTTAAGGAACCTGAGGTCACAACAGAGACACTCAAGGCAAACTTCGGTCTCCGCGGTGAGCACACAACAACAGCTTCAGACAATAAGAACCGTAACAACAACCTCAATCAGGCTTGCAAGAAGATCAACGGTACGATCTTAAAGCCCGGCGATGAGTTCTCCTTCAACGGTGTTGTAGGACAGAGAACAACAGCTAACGGATTTAAGGAAGCTACGGTTATCCTTGGCGGCCAGTACGAGCAGGGTCTCGGCGGCGGTGTCTGCCAGGTAAGCAGCACACTCTACAATGCAGTATTAAAGTCTGACCTCCAGGTTACAAAGCGTACACCCCATGCTTGGCCTTCATACTATGTTCTTGAGGGCTTGGATGCTACAGTTGACTATCCTGCACTTGACTTCAAGTTCAAGAATAACACGGATTATCAGATCATCATCGTTATGTGGTTTGAATCCAAGGACAGAACAGTTCATGCCCAGATCTACGGAAAGAGATTCCCTGACGAGCAGAAGATCGTTTTGAGAAGTGAGTGCGTAGGCTCCACTGGTGCTAAGGCAACAGAATATGTTGAAGATAAGACGATGGCAGTAGGTAAGACCAAGACTGTCAGAGACGCTCACAAGGGCATGACGATCAAGACATATAAGATCTGGCAGGATAAGGACGGCAAGGAGATCAAGCGTGAGTTTATTACGACCACGACTTATGCTGCTTACGGTAAGCGAATTGCCGTAGGTACAAAGAAGGCAGACGGCACTTATGCTACAGTCGACCCCAAGACCGGTGAGGTAAAGGGTACGGCGTCCCCGACGCCAGGACCTACTAAATCGGCAGAACCCACTAAATCAACACAGCCTACAACAGCTCCCAAGCCGACAGATCCCCCGGCACCGACAACTCCGCCGAAGCCGACAGATCCGCCGAAGCCGACAGATCCCCCGGCACCGACAACTCCGCCGAAGCCGACTGATCCACCGCCGCCGGAAAACAATGAAGGTGCTTAATGCGCAAAAGCCTTCCACTATAAAGCAAAACAACAAGAGCTCTCTTCGTAGTGAAGGGAGCTCTTTAAAATAAAAATAAATATATAATTTTTACCATTTATGTC includes:
- a CDS encoding phosphoglucomutase, translated to MDFMKAYELWSTDPFFDEGTRNELIAIKDDVKEIEDRFYRDLEFGTAGLRGVLGAGTNRMNVYTVAKASEGLAKYILSEGAEAVKRGVVISYDSRHFSPEFAQITAQVLAANGIPSRLSDELRPVPVLSYSVRYFKAFAGVMITASHNPSKYNGYKVYGEDGGQVPPEAADAVLANIEAISDIRTIKMMDFEEAKAKGLVTSFGPEIDEAFTNMLTKLVVDQNAIDKQADMSIVYTPLHGSGNKPVRRILEAVGFKNIHIVKEQELPDGSFPTVSLPNPENPEALSMAIELAKKTDASLVFGTDPDSDRIGAAAKVIENGEVKYKCFSGNQMGLMLLDYILDAKKKLGTLPDNSFAVTTIVSSKLVKSICDYYGVELQETLTGFKFIGERIKLYDEFGDKHFQFGFEESYGYLAGVDVRDKDAVVAAMLICNMAAASFEKGETLADRLDHLYEKYGYGVEQTISCTLEGKEGIEKIGSCMVELRKELSECKNLEEAKNLLGGATVKAVRDYKESKRYVFTDSGVEVEEITLPKSNVLLYELGGNKGIDWACARPSGTEPKLKIYMGVYDSDEKTAKASFETIKGQVEGYVKSKLN
- a CDS encoding vancomycin resistance protein YoaR yields the protein MKRKAGQAPNYSSEVRNTALVPVRSGETSNKPAPVRVEANRVPAKSAPKSTGKSGSASAKSAPKSASKSAKAAPKHTKAKKKSKAGLVVGLVAAAVILLGAGGVYGYLYYTGYFKPHIEVTMADGTVSNLKVEDVYAELAQSANTFYPGTFIDDIDVSGMTKEQAVEAVNKSLQEAKAPVEVNYNLKLDGKVYELDFADAKFTYNTEEVVNEAFAQHRALDETDYASIIDVFNYKEQLKNTPVKYETNYTVAIDGISEKVHDILDPLVDQYSTIKDAEIGDFNTETKEFTITPEETGMTIDIEGAVDGVKKLFENKEYTGSVVVPSIVKEPEVTTETLKANFGLRGEHTTTASDNKNRNNNLNQACKKINGTILKPGDEFSFNGVVGQRTTANGFKEATVILGGQYEQGLGGGVCQVSSTLYNAVLKSDLQVTKRTPHAWPSYYVLEGLDATVDYPALDFKFKNNTDYQIIIVMWFESKDRTVHAQIYGKRFPDEQKIVLRSECVGSTGAKATEYVEDKTMAVGKTKTVRDAHKGMTIKTYKIWQDKDGKEIKREFITTTTYAAYGKRIAVGTKKADGTYATVDPKTGEVKGTASPTPGPTKSAEPTKSTQPTTAPKPTDPPAPTTPPKPTDPPKPTDPPAPTTPPKPTDPPPPENNEGA